A window of the Vicinamibacteria bacterium genome harbors these coding sequences:
- a CDS encoding Zn-dependent hydrolase, with translation MIDAERLKQSLLEIAAFGRLPEGGVSRLGFSPPDQQAREWVIREMRDAGLDVWVDAAANVHGRRQGKEPTLPAILFGSHVDSVPEGGIFDGTLGSLGALEVLRSLDEHGIETRHPLEMVIWADEEGVTFGQGLFGSRAATAGPKRGELDLVDAGGESLSEWLERYGQNPGELDSAVIDPKDVAAYFELHIEQGPHLHRQNVPIGVVSGIVGIFRFDATIEGFANHAGTTPMEERRDAMLSAAKLTQAVREEVMARPGRQVGNVGLLRAFPGAPNVVPGRVNLPIELRDLDEAVVTDVLERIRQRATAIARDDRTTIRIQPFASEGPALTDVSLQDHIARVSSSLGLDTVRLPSGAGHDAQSVARHGIPTGMIFVRSKDGVSHNPNEWTDWEDCARGVEVLYRAVLELDDRA, from the coding sequence TTGATCGACGCCGAGCGGCTGAAGCAAAGCCTTCTCGAGATCGCTGCGTTCGGCAGGCTTCCCGAAGGAGGAGTATCCCGGCTCGGGTTCTCCCCGCCGGATCAGCAGGCGCGTGAGTGGGTGATCCGCGAGATGCGGGACGCCGGCCTCGACGTATGGGTCGACGCCGCGGCGAACGTCCACGGCCGGCGCCAGGGGAAGGAGCCGACCCTTCCCGCCATCCTCTTCGGCTCGCACGTCGACTCGGTCCCCGAGGGAGGCATTTTCGACGGGACGCTCGGTAGCCTGGGAGCCCTCGAGGTGCTGCGGTCCCTCGACGAGCACGGCATCGAGACCCGCCATCCTCTCGAAATGGTGATCTGGGCCGACGAGGAAGGCGTGACCTTCGGCCAGGGACTCTTCGGAAGCCGCGCCGCGACCGCGGGCCCGAAGCGCGGGGAGCTCGACCTCGTCGATGCCGGCGGCGAGAGCCTGTCGGAGTGGCTCGAGCGCTACGGTCAGAACCCCGGCGAGCTCGACTCCGCAGTGATCGACCCGAAAGACGTGGCCGCTTACTTCGAGCTCCATATCGAGCAGGGACCGCACCTCCACCGGCAGAACGTTCCCATCGGCGTCGTTTCCGGAATCGTAGGCATCTTTCGCTTCGACGCCACCATCGAGGGCTTCGCGAACCACGCGGGCACGACGCCCATGGAAGAGCGGCGCGACGCGATGCTCTCCGCGGCGAAGCTCACGCAGGCGGTAAGAGAAGAAGTCATGGCCCGGCCGGGACGCCAGGTCGGAAACGTTGGCCTGCTGCGCGCTTTCCCTGGAGCGCCCAACGTCGTGCCCGGGCGCGTCAACCTGCCCATCGAATTGCGGGATCTCGACGAAGCCGTCGTCACCGACGTGCTCGAGCGCATCCGACAACGGGCAACCGCGATCGCCAGAGACGATCGAACCACGATCCGGATCCAGCCCTTCGCTTCCGAGGGCCCGGCGCTCACCGACGTCAGCCTCCAGGATCACATCGCTCGGGTCTCTTCCTCGCTCGGTCTCGATACCGTTCGGCTTCCGAGCGGCGCCGGCCACGACGCCCAGAGCGTTGCCCGCCACGGGATTCCGACGGGCATGATCTTCGTGCGCAGCAAGGACGGGGTCAGCCACAACCCGAACGAGTGGACGGACTGGGAGGATTGTGCGAGGGGAGTCGAGGTGCTCTATCGCGCCGTCCTCGAGCTCGATGACCGAGCCTGA